Proteins from a single region of Gossypium arboreum isolate Shixiya-1 chromosome 1, ASM2569848v2, whole genome shotgun sequence:
- the LOC108480413 gene encoding uncharacterized protein LOC108480413 isoform X3, with protein sequence MQDLCTMVHLCYCLFLVLSPLIELKDSQIIFCTDVVSAMLIRATGQNLRLAYLRSLESLDLVKQIEVSEFLFSGDIAALIYLCNPFTIVACVGLSTSPIENMAVILCLYGACSRLIPLAAFGWVIATHLSLYPAILIIPVIFLLGCGPDSPPRKLFLQRHQQKEVLNQSKLPPRFSWGPVIHFAFWAFLWSVYVLVLCGISLKQFGGLWEMFKSTYGFILTVEDLSPNIGVLWYFFAEVFEFFRNFFLIVFHVNILFMILPLAIRLRHRPCYLAFVYVAICSMLKSYPSVGDSALYLGLLGWFVNELADMQFSLFLFCGYVGVSLLSPVMHNLWIWRGTGNANFYFATAMVYACLQIVLVVEGVSAMLNHDRKLRNLITGKPQDAKS encoded by the exons ATGCAG GATCTATGTACCATGGTTCACCTTTGTTATTGTCTCTTCTTGGTCCTCTCACCATTAATAG AATTGAAGGACAGCCAAATCATCTTTTGTACAG ATGTTGTTAGTGCAATGCTTATTCGTGCTACTGGGCAAAATCTTCGGCTTGCTTATCTTCGTAGTTTGGAATCATTAGACCTTGTTAAACAAATAGAAGTTTCAG AGTTCCTCTTTTCAGGAGATATTGCCGCTCTTATCTACCTATGTAATCCTTTCACGATAGTTGCATGTGTGGGCTTGTCGACATCACCAATTGAAAATATGGCTGTTATTCTGTGCCTTTATGGAGCATGTTCAC GACTTATTCCCTTGGCGGCTTTTGGGTGGGTCATTGCAACTCATTTGTCTCTTTATCCTGCTATTCTGATAATTCCG GTGATCTTTTTATTAGGATGTGGTCCAGATTCTCCTCCTAGGAAATTGTTTCTGCAAAGGCACCAACAAAAAGAAGTGTTGAATCAGTCGAAGCTCCCTCCTCGTTTCTCATGGGGACCAGTCATTCATTTTGCATTTTGGGCTTTTCTGTGGTCAGTATATGTGTTGGTTCTGTGTGGCATTTCTTTGAAACAGTTTGGTGGTCTATGGGAGATGTTTAAAAG TACATATGGATTCATCCTCACCGTGGAAGATTTGTCTCCAAATATCGGTGTCTTATG GTACTTCTTTGCCGAAGTTTTTGAATTTTTCAGGAACTTCTTTTTGATAGTTTTCCATGtcaatattttatttatgatattgccattagccattcggcttcgaCACCGGCCCTGCTACTTGGCTTTTGTATATGTTGCCATATGTTCCATGCTCAAGTCCTATCCATCA GTTGGAGATTCAGCACTGTACTTGGGTTTGTTGGGTTGGTTTGTTAACGAATTAGCAG ATATGCAATTCTCTCTCTTCCTCTTCTGTGGATATGTTGGGGTTTCTCTTCTTAGTCCTGTCATGCACAACCTATGGATATGGAGG GGCACAGGCAATGCAAACTTCTACTTCGCGACAGCTATGGTTTATGCTTGCTTGCAG ATTGTCTTAGTAGTTGAGGGTGTAAGCGCCATGTTAAACCACGACAGAAAGTTGAGAAACCTAATAACCGGGAAGCCCCAAGATGCCAAATCTTGA
- the LOC108480413 gene encoding uncharacterized protein LOC108480413 isoform X1, with amino-acid sequence MEKVKKKIGSFSFWNWVTASIIFRLILIYFPKNLNLSSRPEVSTPLTSFRRLAEGYWLKQSSMSPYAGSMYHGSPLLLSLLGPLTINRIEGQPNHLLYSLVSVIADVVSAMLIRATGQNLRLAYLRSLESLDLVKQIEVSEFLFSGDIAALIYLCNPFTIVACVGLSTSPIENMAVILCLYGACSRLIPLAAFGWVIATHLSLYPAILIIPVIFLLGCGPDSPPRKLFLQRHQQKEVLNQSKLPPRFSWGPVIHFAFWAFLWSVYVLVLCGISLKQFGGLWEMFKSTYGFILTVEDLSPNIGVLWYFFAEVFEFFRNFFLIVFHVNILFMILPLAIRLRHRPCYLAFVYVAICSMLKSYPSVGDSALYLGLLGWFVNELADMQFSLFLFCGYVGVSLLSPVMHNLWIWRGTGNANFYFATAMVYACLQIVLVVEGVSAMLNHDRKLRNLITGKPQDAKS; translated from the exons atggagaaagTGAAGAAGAAAATAGGATCGTTTTCGTTTTGGAATTGGGTGACAGCTTCGATCATCTTCAGATTGATTCTAATTTACTTCCCCAAAAACCTCAATCTATCTTCTCGTCCCGAAGTTTCCACTCCGCTCACCAGCTTCCGCCGCC TGGCTGAAGGTTACTGGTTAAAACAGTCGTCTATGTCTCCTTATGCAG GATCTATGTACCATGGTTCACCTTTGTTATTGTCTCTTCTTGGTCCTCTCACCATTAATAG AATTGAAGGACAGCCAAATCATCTTTTGTACAG TTTGGTTTCTGTGATTGCAGATGTTGTTAGTGCAATGCTTATTCGTGCTACTGGGCAAAATCTTCGGCTTGCTTATCTTCGTAGTTTGGAATCATTAGACCTTGTTAAACAAATAGAAGTTTCAG AGTTCCTCTTTTCAGGAGATATTGCCGCTCTTATCTACCTATGTAATCCTTTCACGATAGTTGCATGTGTGGGCTTGTCGACATCACCAATTGAAAATATGGCTGTTATTCTGTGCCTTTATGGAGCATGTTCAC GACTTATTCCCTTGGCGGCTTTTGGGTGGGTCATTGCAACTCATTTGTCTCTTTATCCTGCTATTCTGATAATTCCG GTGATCTTTTTATTAGGATGTGGTCCAGATTCTCCTCCTAGGAAATTGTTTCTGCAAAGGCACCAACAAAAAGAAGTGTTGAATCAGTCGAAGCTCCCTCCTCGTTTCTCATGGGGACCAGTCATTCATTTTGCATTTTGGGCTTTTCTGTGGTCAGTATATGTGTTGGTTCTGTGTGGCATTTCTTTGAAACAGTTTGGTGGTCTATGGGAGATGTTTAAAAG TACATATGGATTCATCCTCACCGTGGAAGATTTGTCTCCAAATATCGGTGTCTTATG GTACTTCTTTGCCGAAGTTTTTGAATTTTTCAGGAACTTCTTTTTGATAGTTTTCCATGtcaatattttatttatgatattgccattagccattcggcttcgaCACCGGCCCTGCTACTTGGCTTTTGTATATGTTGCCATATGTTCCATGCTCAAGTCCTATCCATCA GTTGGAGATTCAGCACTGTACTTGGGTTTGTTGGGTTGGTTTGTTAACGAATTAGCAG ATATGCAATTCTCTCTCTTCCTCTTCTGTGGATATGTTGGGGTTTCTCTTCTTAGTCCTGTCATGCACAACCTATGGATATGGAGG GGCACAGGCAATGCAAACTTCTACTTCGCGACAGCTATGGTTTATGCTTGCTTGCAG ATTGTCTTAGTAGTTGAGGGTGTAAGCGCCATGTTAAACCACGACAGAAAGTTGAGAAACCTAATAACCGGGAAGCCCCAAGATGCCAAATCTTGA
- the LOC108480413 gene encoding uncharacterized protein LOC108480413 isoform X2, whose protein sequence is MEKVKKKIGSFSFWNWVTASIIFRLILIYFPKNLNLSSRPEVSTPLTSFRRLAEGYWLKQSSMSPYAGSMYHGSPLLLSLLGPLTINSLVSVIADVVSAMLIRATGQNLRLAYLRSLESLDLVKQIEVSEFLFSGDIAALIYLCNPFTIVACVGLSTSPIENMAVILCLYGACSRLIPLAAFGWVIATHLSLYPAILIIPVIFLLGCGPDSPPRKLFLQRHQQKEVLNQSKLPPRFSWGPVIHFAFWAFLWSVYVLVLCGISLKQFGGLWEMFKSTYGFILTVEDLSPNIGVLWYFFAEVFEFFRNFFLIVFHVNILFMILPLAIRLRHRPCYLAFVYVAICSMLKSYPSVGDSALYLGLLGWFVNELADMQFSLFLFCGYVGVSLLSPVMHNLWIWRGTGNANFYFATAMVYACLQIVLVVEGVSAMLNHDRKLRNLITGKPQDAKS, encoded by the exons atggagaaagTGAAGAAGAAAATAGGATCGTTTTCGTTTTGGAATTGGGTGACAGCTTCGATCATCTTCAGATTGATTCTAATTTACTTCCCCAAAAACCTCAATCTATCTTCTCGTCCCGAAGTTTCCACTCCGCTCACCAGCTTCCGCCGCC TGGCTGAAGGTTACTGGTTAAAACAGTCGTCTATGTCTCCTTATGCAG GATCTATGTACCATGGTTCACCTTTGTTATTGTCTCTTCTTGGTCCTCTCACCATTAATAG TTTGGTTTCTGTGATTGCAGATGTTGTTAGTGCAATGCTTATTCGTGCTACTGGGCAAAATCTTCGGCTTGCTTATCTTCGTAGTTTGGAATCATTAGACCTTGTTAAACAAATAGAAGTTTCAG AGTTCCTCTTTTCAGGAGATATTGCCGCTCTTATCTACCTATGTAATCCTTTCACGATAGTTGCATGTGTGGGCTTGTCGACATCACCAATTGAAAATATGGCTGTTATTCTGTGCCTTTATGGAGCATGTTCAC GACTTATTCCCTTGGCGGCTTTTGGGTGGGTCATTGCAACTCATTTGTCTCTTTATCCTGCTATTCTGATAATTCCG GTGATCTTTTTATTAGGATGTGGTCCAGATTCTCCTCCTAGGAAATTGTTTCTGCAAAGGCACCAACAAAAAGAAGTGTTGAATCAGTCGAAGCTCCCTCCTCGTTTCTCATGGGGACCAGTCATTCATTTTGCATTTTGGGCTTTTCTGTGGTCAGTATATGTGTTGGTTCTGTGTGGCATTTCTTTGAAACAGTTTGGTGGTCTATGGGAGATGTTTAAAAG TACATATGGATTCATCCTCACCGTGGAAGATTTGTCTCCAAATATCGGTGTCTTATG GTACTTCTTTGCCGAAGTTTTTGAATTTTTCAGGAACTTCTTTTTGATAGTTTTCCATGtcaatattttatttatgatattgccattagccattcggcttcgaCACCGGCCCTGCTACTTGGCTTTTGTATATGTTGCCATATGTTCCATGCTCAAGTCCTATCCATCA GTTGGAGATTCAGCACTGTACTTGGGTTTGTTGGGTTGGTTTGTTAACGAATTAGCAG ATATGCAATTCTCTCTCTTCCTCTTCTGTGGATATGTTGGGGTTTCTCTTCTTAGTCCTGTCATGCACAACCTATGGATATGGAGG GGCACAGGCAATGCAAACTTCTACTTCGCGACAGCTATGGTTTATGCTTGCTTGCAG ATTGTCTTAGTAGTTGAGGGTGTAAGCGCCATGTTAAACCACGACAGAAAGTTGAGAAACCTAATAACCGGGAAGCCCCAAGATGCCAAATCTTGA